A genomic region of Melopsittacus undulatus isolate bMelUnd1 chromosome 5, bMelUnd1.mat.Z, whole genome shotgun sequence contains the following coding sequences:
- the LRRC17 gene encoding leucine-rich repeat-containing protein 17, which translates to MQVVTIILLLLLCKASDSRKTRNRSLRNNERENILRRASSTVKRSAQGLPCDIYTYLHEKYLDCQERKLIFVAPDWPEDLKHMLLARNRIRKLKNNMFSKYKALKSLDLQQNEISKIENEAFSGLNKLTTLLLQHNQIKSLSEEIFIYTPSLNYLRLYDNPWHCNCELEALVTMLQVPANRNLGNYAKCVHPIGLKNQKLKQIKAEQLCSEETRQDPQNIKREKPEAAKPEFDSSSCHMYVFPVPTLNCRRKDLKKVPGNIPPDIVKLDLSSNKIRQLRAKEFDDVSELKILNLNSNGIAYIDPAAFSGLNNLEELDLSNNSLQNFEYGVLEDLYFLKILWLRDNPWRCDYNIHYLFYWLKHHYNVHYNGLECKMPEEYKGWSVGKYVRSYYEECPKDKLPIYPETFDLDKDDEEWERHKEQSVQTVKKHGVIVTVIG; encoded by the exons ATGCAAGTAGTTACTATTATACTACTACTACTTCTTTGTAAAGCATCTGACAGTAGGAAGACAAGGAATAGGAGTCTGAGAAACAATGAAAGGGAAAACATCTTAAGGAGAGCATCTAGCACTGTTAAGCGCAGTGCCCAAGGCCTACCATGTGATATATACACTTATCTTCATGAGAAATACCTAGATtgtcaggaaagaaaattgatttttgTGGCACCTGATTGGCCAGAGGATTTAAAACACATGCTGCTAGCAAGAAACAGGATTCGTAAACTGAAGAATAATATGTTTTCCAAGtacaaagcactgaaaagtCTGGATTTACAACAGAATGAGATATCAAAAATTGAGAACGAGGCTTTTTCTGGTTTGAATAAACTCACCACACTCTTACTTCAGCATAACCAAATTAAGAGTTTATCTGAGGAGATCTTTATTTATACACCCAGTCTAAACTACCTACGTCTTTATGATAATCCCTGGCATTGCAACTGTGAACTAGAAGCTCTTGTTACAATGCTGCAGGTTCCAGCAAACAGGAATTTGGGAAATTATGCCAAGTGTGTGCATCCAATAGGACTGAAAAATCAAAAACTAAAGCAGATAAAAGCTGAACAGCTATGTAGTGAAGAAACCAGGCAGGACCCCCAAAATATAAAACGGGAAAAGCCTGAAGCTGCCAAACCAGAATTTGATTCCTCTTCATGCCACATGTATGTGTTTCCTGTACCAACTCtcaactgcagaagaaaag atttaaagAAAGTTCCAGGTAACATACCTCCAGATATAGTTAAACTCGATTTGTCCAGCAACAAAATTAGACAACTGCGAGCCAAAGAGTTTGATGATGTCAGTGAACTGAAGATATTAAACCTAAACAGTAATGGAATAGCCTACATTGATCCTG CTGCTTTCTCAGGCCTCAATAACTTAGAGGAGCTGGATCTATCAAACAACAGCTTGCAGAATTTTGAATATGGAGTACTGGAAGATCTTTACTTTCTAAAAATACTGTGGCTGAGAGACAACCCTTGGAGATGTGATTACAACATTCATTATCTGTTCTACTGGTTGAAGCATCACTACAATGTTCACTACAATGGTCTCGAATGCAAAATGCCTGAGGAATACAAAGGATGGTCCGTTGGAAAATATGTTAGAAGTTATTATGAGGAATGCCCAAAAGACAAGCTGCCCATTTATCCAGAAACTTTTGATCTGGACAAAGATGATGAGGAATGGGAGCGACACAAAGAACAATCAGTTCAAACAGTAAAGAAGCATGGTGTAATTGTCACTGTGATAGGCTAA